In Treponema sp. OMZ 798, the following proteins share a genomic window:
- a CDS encoding phenylalanine--tRNA ligase subunit alpha has product MDIKSIIKNLHPLEIKVLKNFKIGDYLDNKKLELKLSYKEGHANQVFSWLKMKGLIKETDRKKHIFFELTNIGTDFAERGTPEQRILRLLKEKGDLKLPEIAEALNLENKDVGSAFGILSKEGAVKMNEEKKASFVQEPQSKRFKITVELLKKGLKTEGHIIAEEDLDDEEREIINSIAKKRGAADSPYKIVERDSVVYGFTEDVPSLQKELEAEGITGDETGRLTAESLKTGSWKNQTFRSYNINLPPARIVAGRTNPYCDFLEGVKDKLVGLGFEEFDGPLVETDFWNSDALFMPQFHAARDIHDVYYIKNPTHAKSIEEPFLSRVAEAHETGGNTGSRGWNYSFDRNFTRRLLLRSQGTVLSAHQLAKAKIPGKYFGIARCFRYDKVDATHLSDFYQTEGIVLGNEVNLKTLLGILKMFAVEIAGATEVKYVGGYFPFTEPSIEVHIKHPVLGWFELGGSGILRPEVSRTMGVDVPVLAWGIGIDRMALMALGLNDLRELFSSDIEGVRLRK; this is encoded by the coding sequence ATGGATATCAAAAGTATTATCAAAAATCTTCATCCTCTTGAGATTAAGGTTTTAAAAAATTTTAAAATAGGCGACTATCTTGATAATAAAAAACTTGAGCTTAAACTTTCATATAAAGAAGGCCATGCAAATCAGGTTTTCTCATGGCTCAAAATGAAGGGGCTTATAAAAGAAACCGACCGCAAAAAACACATATTTTTTGAACTGACAAATATTGGAACAGATTTTGCCGAACGCGGCACTCCGGAACAAAGAATTTTACGGCTTTTAAAAGAAAAAGGCGACCTGAAGCTGCCTGAAATTGCCGAAGCTCTTAATTTGGAAAATAAGGATGTAGGTTCGGCCTTCGGTATTCTTTCAAAAGAAGGCGCCGTTAAGATGAATGAAGAAAAAAAGGCTTCCTTTGTGCAAGAACCTCAATCAAAGCGCTTTAAGATAACCGTCGAATTGCTGAAAAAGGGACTTAAAACCGAAGGTCATATCATAGCCGAGGAAGATCTTGATGATGAAGAGCGCGAAATTATCAACTCAATCGCAAAAAAACGCGGAGCCGCTGACAGTCCTTATAAAATTGTAGAGCGCGACTCTGTTGTGTACGGCTTTACGGAAGATGTTCCTTCTCTCCAAAAAGAGCTTGAAGCCGAGGGGATAACGGGCGATGAAACAGGCCGGCTTACAGCCGAGAGTTTAAAAACCGGAAGCTGGAAAAATCAAACTTTTAGAAGCTACAATATCAATCTTCCTCCTGCGAGAATAGTTGCAGGAAGAACAAATCCTTACTGCGATTTTTTGGAAGGTGTAAAGGATAAGCTCGTAGGTTTGGGCTTTGAAGAATTTGACGGACCTCTCGTAGAAACGGATTTTTGGAACTCGGATGCTCTTTTTATGCCCCAATTCCATGCAGCCCGAGATATTCACGATGTTTACTATATAAAAAATCCGACTCATGCAAAAAGTATTGAAGAACCCTTTTTATCCCGCGTTGCCGAGGCCCATGAAACAGGCGGAAACACGGGCAGCCGGGGCTGGAATTATTCCTTTGACAGAAATTTTACAAGGAGGCTTTTGCTTAGAAGCCAGGGCACCGTTCTTTCAGCCCATCAGCTTGCAAAGGCAAAAATTCCCGGTAAATATTTCGGCATAGCCCGATGTTTCCGTTATGATAAGGTAGATGCTACCCACTTATCCGACTTTTACCAAACCGAGGGCATAGTTTTAGGCAATGAGGTCAATTTAAAGACCTTGTTGGGAATACTCAAAATGTTTGCCGTCGAAATCGCCGGGGCTACCGAGGTAAAATACGTAGGCGGCTACTTCCCCTTTACAGAACCTTCTATTGAAGTGCATATAAAGCACCCCGTTTTGGGCTGGTTTGAGCTTGGCGGCTCAGGAATTCTCCGCCCGGAAGTATCGAGAACTATGGGGGTCGATGTTCCGGTCTTGGCATGGGGAATAGGTATCGACCGAATGGCCCTGATGGCTCTGGGCTTAAACGACCTAAGAGAACTGTTCAGCTCGGACATTGAAGGAGTCAGGCTGAGAAAGTAA
- a CDS encoding alpha-glucosidase, producing MEWWNKRVIYQIYPRSFCDANNDGMGDIQGIISKLPYLKDLGIGAIWLSPVTASSDYDNGYDVSDYCDINPKFGTMDDFKELLKEADKLDIKIIMDLVINHTSDQHRWFIESKNPESPYHNYYVWKEPRLVKGKKLPPNNWDSLFLGSAWKYCEENGLYYLHLFTENQPDLNYNNPAVIEEVKKILKFWLDMGVAGFRCDVINCIYKTSYEDAKKRRIKTGKEFYLSQKGCHDILKELNREVLKPYNAFTVGETMDVSLEEAKDFIQDELTMVFPFEHHTGVDCWFQIPVFKRKYKPFRMIKILKKWQTKMPWTPLFFENHDQARSVSRFGDEGKYYKESVKMLATVLLTQKGTPFIYQGQEIGLTNTDFKSMDEIDDIATKNIYNMLKSLKFGKKRAFRLAMNFARDHARTPIPWDDSENGGFCTVKPWLRLNERYKEINVKKNLSDSDSCFNYYKRLIALRNSEEALQFGDIEFTDLGRDVFAYYRKKDDKKFFIVSNMSGRARKIREEVRGLPILFNYRNFNPQQKILRPFESVITRI from the coding sequence ATGGAATGGTGGAATAAAAGAGTAATTTATCAGATATATCCCAGAAGTTTTTGTGATGCAAACAATGACGGGATGGGCGATATTCAGGGTATTATTTCAAAATTGCCTTATTTAAAAGATCTGGGAATAGGAGCAATTTGGCTTTCCCCCGTAACGGCATCCTCCGATTATGATAACGGCTACGATGTTTCCGATTATTGCGATATCAATCCGAAATTCGGCACGATGGACGATTTTAAGGAACTTTTAAAAGAAGCTGACAAACTTGATATAAAGATTATTATGGACTTGGTTATAAACCATACAAGCGATCAGCACAGATGGTTTATCGAATCCAAAAATCCCGAATCTCCCTACCATAATTACTATGTATGGAAGGAACCCAGGCTTGTAAAGGGTAAAAAACTGCCGCCCAATAACTGGGACAGCCTTTTTTTGGGCTCGGCATGGAAGTATTGTGAAGAAAACGGACTCTATTATCTTCATCTTTTTACCGAAAACCAGCCCGATTTAAACTATAATAATCCGGCGGTAATTGAAGAAGTAAAAAAGATATTGAAATTCTGGCTCGATATGGGTGTTGCAGGCTTCCGCTGCGATGTTATAAACTGTATTTACAAAACCTCCTATGAGGATGCAAAAAAAAGAAGAATTAAAACAGGTAAGGAGTTTTATCTGTCTCAAAAGGGCTGTCACGATATTTTAAAAGAATTAAATAGAGAAGTTTTAAAACCCTACAATGCCTTTACTGTAGGCGAGACCATGGATGTTTCACTGGAGGAAGCCAAGGATTTTATTCAAGACGAGTTGACTATGGTCTTTCCTTTTGAGCATCACACAGGAGTTGACTGCTGGTTTCAGATTCCTGTTTTTAAACGGAAATATAAGCCTTTTCGAATGATTAAAATTTTAAAAAAATGGCAGACTAAGATGCCGTGGACACCTCTCTTCTTTGAAAATCACGATCAGGCTCGCTCCGTTTCACGTTTTGGGGATGAGGGAAAATACTATAAAGAAAGTGTAAAAATGCTTGCAACCGTGCTTTTGACTCAAAAAGGAACGCCCTTTATTTATCAGGGGCAGGAAATCGGACTTACCAATACCGATTTTAAGAGCATGGATGAGATCGATGATATAGCTACAAAGAATATTTATAATATGCTTAAGTCTCTTAAGTTCGGTAAAAAAAGAGCTTTTAGGCTGGCAATGAACTTTGCCCGCGACCATGCAAGGACTCCCATTCCTTGGGATGATTCCGAAAATGGGGGCTTTTGTACTGTGAAGCCTTGGCTCCGTCTGAATGAAAGGTATAAAGAAATAAACGTAAAAAAGAACCTATCCGATTCTGACTCATGTTTTAATTATTACAAAAGATTGATAGCCTTGAGAAATTCGGAAGAAGCCTTGCAGTTCGGCGATATAGAATTTACCGATTTAGGAAGGGATGTATTTGCCTATTACCGCAAAAAAGACGATAAAAAGTTTTTTATTGTATCTAATATGTCGGGCAGAGCCCGGAAGATAAGGGAAGAGGTACGAGGCCTTCCTATTCTATTTAACTATAGGAACTTTAATCCTCAGCAGAAAATCTTACGCCCCTTTGAGTCCGTAATTACAAGAATTTAG
- a CDS encoding DUF3798 domain-containing protein — translation MKKRTLMFGVFLIALFAFIAGCSKKTEEKGAAQAEAKGPAYHIGIMTGTVSQSEDDLRGAEELIRIYGSVKDGGMIQHITYPDDFMSQQETTISQIVALSDDPKMKAIIVNQAIPGTAEAFKRVREKRPDILLLAGEAHEDPLVIQAAADMIGSQDFISRGYTIPWAAKQLGAKNFVHISFPRHMSYETLGLRRQIMEEACKDLGINFYFETAPDPTSDVGTAGAQQFILEKVPQWIEKYGKDTAFFCTNDAHTEPLLKQLFAYGGMFVEADLPSPLMGYPGALGIDLSAEAGDFQKILKKVENSVVEKGGAGRFGTWAYSYGFTVSAGLGEYARRVIDGEAKKGNMADLAKAYGRFTPGAKWKSGAYIDASTGVRSKNQVLLFMDTYVMGQGYLPATEQDIPEKYFNIKFQK, via the coding sequence ATGAAAAAGAGAACTTTGATGTTCGGTGTTTTTCTGATAGCTTTATTTGCTTTTATTGCAGGTTGCAGTAAAAAAACCGAAGAAAAAGGAGCTGCTCAGGCAGAAGCAAAGGGGCCGGCATATCATATTGGAATTATGACTGGAACAGTATCGCAATCTGAAGATGATTTGCGCGGAGCTGAAGAGCTTATCCGAATTTACGGGTCCGTAAAAGACGGAGGAATGATTCAGCACATAACCTATCCTGATGACTTTATGTCTCAACAGGAAACAACAATCTCCCAGATTGTAGCACTTTCCGATGATCCTAAAATGAAGGCTATCATTGTAAATCAAGCAATTCCGGGAACAGCAGAAGCTTTTAAACGAGTACGTGAAAAGAGACCTGATATTCTTTTATTGGCAGGCGAAGCTCACGAAGACCCGCTTGTAATTCAAGCTGCTGCCGATATGATCGGAAGTCAAGATTTTATTTCCCGCGGTTATACAATTCCTTGGGCAGCAAAACAACTTGGAGCAAAGAATTTCGTTCATATTTCCTTCCCCAGACACATGTCCTATGAAACATTGGGTCTTAGAAGGCAAATCATGGAAGAAGCTTGTAAGGACTTAGGTATTAACTTCTACTTTGAAACAGCTCCCGACCCCACAAGCGACGTCGGAACAGCCGGTGCTCAGCAGTTCATTCTTGAAAAAGTACCCCAGTGGATAGAAAAATATGGAAAGGACACAGCCTTCTTCTGTACAAATGATGCTCACACAGAGCCCTTGTTAAAGCAGCTTTTTGCTTACGGAGGTATGTTTGTTGAAGCAGACTTACCCTCACCTTTAATGGGTTACCCCGGAGCTTTAGGTATTGACCTTTCAGCAGAAGCCGGAGACTTCCAGAAGATTCTTAAGAAGGTTGAAAATTCCGTTGTCGAAAAAGGCGGTGCCGGACGTTTCGGAACATGGGCCTATTCTTACGGATTTACCGTTTCAGCCGGTTTGGGAGAATATGCACGCCGTGTTATCGATGGAGAGGCTAAGAAGGGAAATATGGCCGACTTGGCAAAGGCTTACGGAAGGTTTACGCCCGGAGCAAAATGGAAGAGCGGTGCTTACATTGATGCCAGCACAGGCGTTAGATCAAAGAATCAGGTACTCCTGTTTATGGATACCTATGTTATGGGTCAGGGCTACTTACCCGCAACAGAACAAGACATCCCCGAGAAATACTTCAATATTAAGTTTCAAAAATAA
- a CDS encoding sugar ABC transporter ATP-binding protein — MDNNEFFLVLENVTKEFSGTQVLQGVNFSLKKGEILGLVGENGAGKTTLMKILFGMPVINETGGYGGRILVDGKEVKFSSPFDALDAGIGMVHQEFSLIPGFSATENIMLNRELQTPSILSDLFTPRLSLLKRKEMNDRAQAVLNELGVSIDAHTLISEMPVGHKQFTEIAREIDRDNVKLLVLDEPTAVLTESEADILLAAVKKLAAKGISVIFISHRLQEVIDICDRVVILRDGKTIQDKKTSEITIPEIAAGMVGREISNTEKKDNDKKIGPVVLDVKNLWVDMPGELVRNVNFSVKEGEIFGIGGLAGQGKVGIPNGIMGIFPAGGTVTFKGKELTLNNTKQALEDGLAFVSEDRRGVGLLLDESLEWNIAFTAIQSKRAYLKSYLGGLLKLRDEKAMKTLADKYIDMLQIRCTGSHQKAKELSGGNQQKICLAKAFCLEPEILFVAEPTRGIDVGAKALVLDALRKINKELGTTIVMISSELEELRSICDRVAIVFHGEISGVLSPEEKPAEFALYMAGVK; from the coding sequence ATGGACAATAATGAATTTTTTTTGGTTCTTGAAAATGTGACAAAGGAATTTTCAGGGACGCAGGTACTTCAAGGTGTAAATTTTTCTTTAAAAAAAGGAGAAATACTTGGCTTAGTCGGCGAAAACGGGGCAGGAAAGACCACCTTGATGAAGATTTTATTCGGTATGCCTGTTATAAATGAAACGGGCGGATATGGGGGAAGAATTCTGGTTGATGGAAAAGAGGTCAAATTCTCAAGCCCCTTTGATGCTCTTGATGCCGGTATAGGAATGGTTCACCAAGAATTTTCACTGATTCCCGGCTTTTCTGCAACGGAAAATATCATGCTGAACAGGGAATTACAAACCCCTTCTATTCTTTCAGATTTATTTACCCCGAGATTAAGTTTACTAAAGAGAAAGGAAATGAATGATAGAGCTCAAGCCGTTTTAAACGAGTTGGGCGTTTCTATAGATGCACATACATTGATTTCGGAAATGCCTGTAGGGCATAAACAATTTACCGAGATTGCACGTGAGATAGATAGAGATAATGTAAAGCTCTTGGTTTTAGACGAGCCTACAGCCGTTTTAACCGAATCTGAGGCGGATATTCTTTTAGCGGCAGTAAAAAAACTTGCAGCTAAGGGGATATCGGTAATTTTTATTTCTCACAGATTGCAGGAAGTTATAGACATATGCGATAGGGTCGTAATCTTAAGAGACGGAAAAACGATTCAAGATAAGAAAACAAGCGAGATTACAATTCCTGAAATTGCGGCAGGTATGGTAGGCCGCGAAATTTCCAACACGGAAAAAAAGGATAATGATAAAAAAATCGGGCCTGTAGTGCTTGATGTAAAGAATCTTTGGGTTGATATGCCCGGTGAGCTTGTCCGAAATGTCAATTTTTCGGTTAAAGAAGGTGAAATCTTCGGTATAGGAGGGCTTGCTGGACAAGGAAAGGTAGGTATTCCCAACGGAATTATGGGTATCTTCCCTGCAGGAGGAACCGTAACCTTTAAAGGAAAGGAGCTTACCTTAAATAATACCAAGCAGGCCTTAGAGGACGGCTTAGCCTTTGTTTCTGAAGACAGGCGGGGCGTAGGTCTACTTCTCGATGAAAGTCTTGAGTGGAATATCGCCTTTACGGCTATTCAATCTAAGAGAGCCTACCTAAAAAGTTATTTAGGCGGTTTGCTTAAACTTAGAGATGAAAAGGCTATGAAAACTTTGGCAGATAAGTACATAGATATGCTTCAAATTCGCTGTACGGGAAGCCATCAAAAAGCAAAGGAGCTTTCAGGCGGCAATCAGCAAAAGATTTGTTTGGCTAAGGCCTTCTGCCTTGAACCTGAAATTCTTTTTGTTGCAGAGCCCACTCGCGGTATTGACGTAGGTGCAAAGGCCCTTGTTTTGGATGCCTTGAGAAAAATCAACAAGGAACTTGGAACTACTATTGTTATGATTTCCAGTGAGCTTGAAGAACTTCGCTCTATCTGCGACAGAGTTGCAATCGTTTTCCACGGAGAGATTTCTGGAGTTTTATCGCCGGAAGAAAAGCCGGCCGAATTTGCTTTATACATGGCGGGGGTAAAATAG
- a CDS encoding ABC transporter permease — protein sequence MEKFKKIVADFGIPRIIILLFLLTLFIIAPFVKVSIGASLSDVANRFGMNALMVLAMVPMIQTGCGLNFGLSLGVLGGLLGSTLAMQFGLVGLAGFAVAVLLTIIFSGVIGLGYSQVLNKVKGEEMTIAMYIGFASVTFMAILWIVLPYSNPSMVWAYSGQGLRTTITLEGYWVNILNNFLAIEIGSFKFPTGVILFCAVCMFLMKIFMKTRTGTALTAVGSNPDFARASGVSIDKARTISIVLSTICGGVGILLYQQSFGFIQLYKAPLFMAFPAVAAILIGGASVNKASILNVVIGTVLFQGILSMTPSVINSILQTDMSEVIRIVLSNGMILYALTRKTQKTR from the coding sequence ATGGAAAAATTTAAAAAGATAGTTGCAGATTTCGGTATACCGAGAATAATTATTCTCTTATTCCTTCTTACCCTTTTTATAATTGCTCCCTTTGTTAAGGTAAGCATCGGAGCCTCTCTTTCGGACGTTGCAAACCGTTTCGGTATGAATGCCTTGATGGTTCTGGCCATGGTTCCGATGATTCAAACAGGCTGCGGCTTAAACTTCGGTCTTTCATTGGGAGTTTTGGGCGGTCTTTTGGGCTCAACCCTTGCAATGCAATTCGGACTTGTAGGTCTTGCCGGTTTTGCCGTCGCCGTGCTTTTAACGATAATATTCTCAGGAGTAATAGGCTTAGGTTATAGTCAGGTATTAAATAAGGTTAAGGGAGAGGAGATGACAATAGCCATGTATATCGGCTTTGCATCCGTCACCTTTATGGCTATTTTGTGGATAGTTCTTCCGTATTCAAATCCGAGTATGGTTTGGGCTTATTCGGGACAGGGCTTGCGTACTACAATAACTCTTGAAGGTTATTGGGTCAATATTTTAAATAACTTTTTGGCTATTGAGATCGGTTCATTTAAATTCCCGACGGGTGTTATCTTGTTCTGTGCAGTCTGTATGTTCTTGATGAAGATTTTTATGAAGACAAGAACGGGAACGGCTTTGACGGCTGTCGGTTCCAATCCCGATTTTGCAAGGGCAAGCGGCGTAAGCATAGACAAGGCAAGGACCATAAGTATAGTTCTTTCGACAATATGCGGAGGAGTCGGTATCTTGTTGTATCAGCAGAGCTTCGGTTTTATTCAGCTTTATAAGGCCCCGCTCTTTATGGCCTTCCCCGCAGTAGCCGCTATTCTTATAGGCGGTGCTTCGGTAAATAAGGCCTCGATTTTAAACGTTGTAATAGGTACTGTTCTTTTTCAGGGAATTTTGTCGATGACGCCTTCGGTTATAAACAGTATTTTGCAGACCGACATGTCTGAGGTTATCCGAATCGTACTTTCAAACGGTATGATCTTATATGCTTTGACAAGAAAAACGCAAAAGACGAGGTAA
- a CDS encoding ABC transporter permease, whose protein sequence is MNKITEKLNRKLKKFSMLDFLADNLVSLLFLLISFVAIPVSGLSAHHIIGEILTRIGRNSFLVFSLILPIMAGMGINFGMVLGAMAGQIGLIFAMDWGIGGIYGLVFAALIGMPLSVLLGYIAGSILNKARGREMVTSYILGFFFNGVYQFFVLYLMGSVIPMHNKAIKLSRGFGVRNTLELAPVRQVLDTTFSFNIAGLRIPVLSYLIIIALCFFIVWFRKTKLGQDMRAIGQNQSVSNSAGIAVEHTRIISIIISTVLACIGQIIFLQNMGNMSTYNAHDQTGFFAAAAILVGGASVSRVSIKNVFIGVVLLHFLYIVTPMAGQQLLGSAMIGEYFRDFAGYAAIALSLVLYAARNQRNAEKKRSELRLQAEGEEK, encoded by the coding sequence ATGAATAAAATAACGGAAAAATTAAATAGAAAATTAAAGAAATTTTCGATGCTCGATTTTTTGGCTGATAATCTTGTTTCGCTTCTCTTCCTATTAATTTCCTTTGTGGCTATTCCCGTGTCGGGGCTTTCGGCCCATCATATTATCGGCGAGATTTTAACCCGAATAGGAAGAAACTCCTTTTTGGTTTTCTCGCTTATCTTACCGATTATGGCCGGTATGGGTATAAACTTCGGTATGGTCTTGGGTGCAATGGCAGGACAGATAGGCTTGATCTTTGCTATGGACTGGGGTATCGGAGGTATTTACGGATTGGTCTTTGCGGCCTTGATAGGAATGCCTCTTTCGGTTTTGCTGGGCTATATAGCCGGTTCCATCCTCAACAAGGCAAGAGGCCGGGAAATGGTAACAAGTTACATCTTGGGCTTTTTCTTCAATGGTGTATATCAGTTCTTTGTTCTGTATCTGATGGGTTCTGTTATTCCTATGCACAACAAGGCTATAAAACTATCCCGCGGCTTTGGGGTACGAAATACCCTTGAGCTTGCTCCCGTAAGGCAGGTGCTCGATACGACATTCTCGTTCAATATTGCAGGCTTACGCATACCTGTTTTGTCCTATCTTATCATCATAGCTCTTTGTTTCTTTATAGTATGGTTTAGAAAAACAAAGCTTGGACAGGACATGAGGGCAATCGGTCAAAATCAATCCGTTTCAAATTCGGCCGGTATCGCAGTTGAACACACAAGAATTATTTCGATTATAATTTCGACGGTTTTGGCCTGTATAGGACAGATTATATTTTTGCAGAATATGGGAAATATGAGTACCTACAATGCCCACGACCAGACCGGCTTCTTTGCTGCAGCCGCCATCTTGGTCGGAGGCGCTTCTGTGAGCAGGGTAAGTATAAAGAACGTTTTTATAGGCGTTGTTCTCCTCCACTTCTTGTACATTGTTACCCCCATGGCAGGCCAGCAGCTTCTTGGCTCTGCAATGATTGGAGAGTACTTTAGAGACTTTGCAGGTTATGCAGCAATAGCTCTTTCCTTAGTGCTCTATGCTGCAAGAAATCAAAGAAATGCGGAAAAGAAACGTTCCGAATTGCGTTTGCAAGCTGAAGGAGAAGAAAAATGA
- a CDS encoding DUF6672 family protein, whose product MRIQSKKTVLAIRIILPILYVLLIALMFTLGRTHAVLFENKKAADGSFKAFDAIEVTFNNEEPLELFKGDRDKILLRGQKHKVVIRFTDGREDFVGEFRIPLFQDTILLSLPALVEGLPSAVTPFELYTEPSKE is encoded by the coding sequence ATGAGAATACAGTCGAAAAAAACGGTTTTGGCAATAAGAATAATTTTGCCTATTCTTTATGTTTTGCTGATCGCTCTTATGTTTACCCTCGGCAGAACTCATGCAGTTTTATTTGAAAATAAAAAGGCTGCCGACGGAAGTTTTAAGGCCTTTGATGCAATTGAAGTTACCTTTAATAATGAAGAGCCCTTGGAGCTTTTTAAGGGCGATAGGGATAAGATTCTTTTGCGAGGTCAAAAACACAAGGTTGTTATAAGATTTACCGACGGAAGAGAAGACTTTGTCGGAGAGTTTAGAATTCCGCTTTTTCAGGATACCATCCTGTTGTCCCTTCCGGCCTTGGTAGAAGGCCTGCCCTCTGCAGTAACGCCTTTCGAGTTATATACCGAGCCTTCAAAAGAGTAA
- a CDS encoding ATP-binding protein, protein MDFDFSRKIPIGIQSFEDLRRKQFLYVDKTLYAFKLANLGKVYFLSRPRRFGKSLFLSTLRSYFLGQKELFKDLYIEKAEEKRAEIEKTEAWVEYPVLYLDFNIGKYDEPHSLKSHLNLALSQFEEIYGANKQEEEPAQRFAGVIKRAYEKTGRQAVILVDEYDKPLLQTMSINEALNEEYRNTLKAFYSVIKTCDQYIRFAFLTGVTKFSKISIFSDLNNLQDISMLNDYAEICGLTQGEIENTFQPEIERLTNNTKNSYDKMLEELKKRYDGYKFSVLGESVYNPFSILNTLSSGELKNYWFATGTPTFLVNYLKDAYYNVPDLDGGVEINEAGIDLYRADAKDPLPILFQSGYLTIKEYIEAADIYRLGFPNDEVRYGFLENLVPAYSSLRPYETASSVWRFAEDIRAGNVDEFMERMQAIIAGVPYDNLPKDKLKLREQNYQTAVYLIFKLMGQFVQTEIHCAKGRADCIVHTRDTIYIFEFKLMSAGTAEDAIAQIKEKGYAEQFKAEGKKIILIGSSFDEEERTIGEWKTESLS, encoded by the coding sequence ATGGATTTTGATTTTTCACGAAAGATACCGATAGGGATCCAAAGTTTTGAAGATTTACGCAGAAAGCAATTTTTATATGTAGATAAAACTTTATATGCCTTTAAGCTGGCTAACTTAGGCAAGGTGTATTTTTTAAGCCGTCCGCGCCGCTTCGGTAAAAGCCTCTTTCTCTCAACCTTGAGGTCTTACTTTTTAGGTCAAAAAGAACTGTTTAAAGATTTATATATAGAAAAAGCTGAAGAAAAAAGGGCCGAAATCGAAAAGACTGAAGCTTGGGTGGAGTATCCTGTGCTCTACTTGGATTTTAATATAGGCAAATACGATGAACCTCATTCCTTAAAAAGTCATTTAAACCTTGCCCTAAGTCAATTTGAAGAAATATATGGGGCTAATAAACAAGAAGAAGAGCCTGCCCAACGCTTTGCCGGTGTGATAAAGCGTGCTTACGAAAAAACGGGGCGCCAAGCGGTCATCCTTGTGGACGAATACGACAAGCCGCTTTTACAGACAATGAGTATAAACGAGGCCTTAAACGAAGAATACCGCAATACCCTAAAAGCCTTTTATTCCGTAATAAAAACCTGCGACCAATATATCCGCTTTGCCTTTTTAACGGGGGTAACAAAGTTTAGCAAAATAAGCATATTCAGCGATTTAAATAATTTACAGGATATAAGTATGCTGAATGATTATGCCGAAATATGCGGACTGACACAAGGCGAAATAGAAAACACCTTTCAGCCCGAAATAGAAAGATTAACAAATAACACTAAAAACTCTTATGACAAAATGCTTGAAGAATTAAAAAAGCGCTATGACGGTTATAAGTTCAGTGTTTTAGGAGAATCGGTATATAATCCTTTCAGCATATTAAATACTCTCAGCTCAGGTGAATTAAAAAATTACTGGTTTGCGACAGGTACACCTACCTTTTTGGTAAACTACCTAAAAGACGCTTATTACAATGTGCCCGATTTAGACGGAGGAGTCGAAATAAATGAGGCAGGGATAGACCTATATCGAGCTGATGCAAAAGACCCCTTGCCCATACTTTTTCAATCGGGGTATTTAACGATAAAAGAATATATAGAGGCTGCCGATATCTACCGCTTGGGCTTCCCTAATGATGAGGTGCGTTACGGCTTTTTAGAAAACCTTGTGCCTGCATACTCTTCTCTTAGGCCTTATGAAACGGCCTCTTCCGTATGGAGGTTTGCCGAAGATATCCGGGCGGGGAATGTAGATGAGTTTATGGAGCGGATGCAGGCTATAATAGCAGGCGTTCCTTACGATAACTTGCCTAAAGATAAGCTCAAACTAAGGGAGCAAAACTATCAGACGGCAGTCTACCTAATCTTTAAGCTTATGGGACAATTTGTACAGACTGAAATCCACTGTGCAAAGGGCAGGGCTGACTGCATTGTGCATACCAGAGACACAATCTACATCTTTGAGTTTAAGCTTATGAGTGCCGGCACCGCCGAAGATGCGATCGCACAAATAAAAGAGAAGGGCTATGCCGAACAATTTAAGGCAGAAGGGAAAAAGATAATCCTGATAGGTTCAAGCTTTGATGAAGAAGAAAGAACTATCGGGGAATGGAAGACGGAAAGCTTAAGCTGA